The following proteins are co-located in the Argopecten irradians isolate NY chromosome 9, Ai_NY, whole genome shotgun sequence genome:
- the LOC138331177 gene encoding calmodulin-like yields MATTNDPDVPQGEESPGPLPPNDTLSKDNPRRRFSLRPEEGEKPSRNLTNEELAEIRRSFSIIDENGDGKITLEELQGAAYILGIYPTEDDAREMLQEADLDGDGCIDFEEYKSLMMFNYISIDMEKESMIAAFQTLDKNGDGFISIEELQKALMFKDPSTLYPGNDDMTWMDILSEADENGDGKIDYVEFVTSKLCSKIF; encoded by the exons ATGGCGACCACTAATGACCCGGATGTGCCCCAGGGTGAGGAATCGCCGGGACCTTTACCTCCCAATGATACACTTTCCAAGGATAATCCCAGGAGACGGTTTAGTCTGAGACCGGAGGAAGGCGAGAAACCGTCCAGGAACTTAACAAATGAGGAATTGGCAG AGATCCGTAGGTCATTCTCTATCATTGACGAAAACGGTGATGGGAAGATAACCCTGGAGGAACTACAAGGCGCCGCCTATATTTTAGGGATATATCCGACAGAGGATGATGCAAGGGAAATGTTGCAAGAAGCGGATCTAGACG GTGATGGTTGTATTGATTTCGAGGAGTACAAGAGTTTGATGATGTTTAACTACATTTCCATTGACATGGAAAAGGAAAGTATGATCGCCGCTTTCCAAACACTTGATAAAAATGGCGATGGCTTCATTTCCATAGAAGAGCTCCAAAAAGCACTGATGTTCAAAGACCCGTCAACACTGTATCCCGGAAATGACGACATGACATGGATGGACATTTTATCAGAAGCAGACGAGAACGGTGACGGGAAGATAGATTACGTCG AATTTGTGACATCAAAACTGTGTTCAAAGATATTCTAG